A window of the Polaribacter sp. HaHaR_3_91 genome harbors these coding sequences:
- a CDS encoding prolipoprotein diacylglyceryl transferase: MYPKLLEYQNITIYTYAICIVFGTLLAILYTKWQTKKRLNLVLPNIFFYLIFIAGYVGGKLFLFFERPIYYIQNPKNIFSIFSGGFVFYGSFICIILFTFWYLKKHEITILPLMDILAITTTIVHAIGRMGCFFAGCCYGKPTNSILGISFPSTNSVTVHPTQLYEVFSILIIMSLLFIIRKNKKFDGQVFLSYIILYGIARSLLELFRGDSRGFIIQDYLSHSQFIAFIFISITTYLYLKLKSKTITL, encoded by the coding sequence ATGTATCCAAAGCTATTAGAATATCAAAACATTACTATTTATACGTATGCAATTTGTATTGTTTTTGGTACACTATTAGCCATTTTATATACAAAATGGCAAACTAAAAAAAGACTAAATCTCGTTTTACCAAACATCTTTTTTTATTTAATTTTTATTGCTGGTTATGTTGGTGGAAAATTATTTTTATTCTTTGAAAGACCTATTTATTACATACAAAACCCAAAAAATATATTCAGTATTTTTTCTGGTGGATTTGTTTTTTATGGTTCTTTTATTTGCATAATATTATTTACTTTTTGGTATTTAAAAAAACATGAAATAACCATTTTACCTTTAATGGATATTCTAGCTATTACCACAACAATTGTACATGCAATTGGTAGAATGGGTTGCTTTTTTGCAGGTTGTTGTTATGGAAAACCAACAAATTCTATTCTCGGAATTAGTTTTCCAAGTACAAATTCGGTAACCGTCCATCCTACTCAATTATACGAAGTATTTTCTATTCTAATAATTATGAGCTTGCTTTTTATTATCAGAAAAAACAAGAAATTTGATGGACAAGTATTTCTTTCATACATCATATTATATGGAATTGCAAGAAGTCTGTTAGAGCTTTTTAGAGGAGATTCAAGAGGTTTTATTATACAAGATTACCTTTCACATTCTCAATTTATTGCATTTATTTTTATAAGCATAACAACTTATTTATATCTCAAATTAAAATCAAAAACAATAACACTTTAA
- a CDS encoding T9SS type A sorting domain-containing protein, with product MKLKLLSLTFLFISSTIFSQIVNIPDTEFKQALLNYSPSIDTNNDNEIQVSEAAAVTELIISGYQGFEIMGFLEGGLSDFTGIEAFVNLTSLTCSNNDLTSLDLSALSNLTYLDCASNINYNDFSGMSIGISTLILPNTGTLTTLNTSYNNLSTLDLSNQTALTSVITNNNVLTNLNITNTPLLESLKCEYNQLTSLNTSSSLALTNLECFQNQITSLDATNNTSLITLKSYNNNLTSLTLPSSNTLTHLHSWSNSITSLNASISTGLIEISIYSNSLTNLSVPASTTLTKLSCNQNNLTTLDTSMATGLVTLNTSNNSLTSLTLPVSSSLKTLNCSINQLATLDTSVSTGLTSINAANNLLTSLTLPSTATLVTLICSNNQLTTLDTSLNTGLITIICSDNAINSLDVSLNTSLSNLSCSNNNLTTINTLSNTSLSTLGCNGNQITSLDTTTSTTLNNLYCTGNLLTDLDLSSFTNLNALHCNSNPNLSSLNLKNGNTSSISSNNLVANNNPNLFSICVDDATVSAGIYANIDSQTNFTEYCSFVPVNSNTITGTVSFDFNNDGCDAADTKSVNTRINSTSTNVSAAAFSAVDGTYTIYINDTSVTTELIPNFPSYFTATPTTQTTNFTGSGNTETIDFCITANTQIDDVEIYSFTTSESRPGFDTQLRVFYRNNGSTIIPSGAVTLNFNENQETFNNASTTPDIQTSNSLTWNYTNLLPFQESYIDVYFTINTPTDPINPVNGGDTITYTTSITPLTGDATPTDNTHIFSDIIVNAYDPNDVVCFEGDKISTSQVPDDLTYRVRFQNTGTASAINIVVKDIIDAGLDMATFQPIAASHSYRTAITNSNKVEFIFENIQLADSTSNEPASHGWLFYKIKPKSTAVIGDTFNTTANIYFDYNAPVITNTYNTTVSLETTIPDNNFEMALINAGLDKGTPDSKVFTDNINIISNLDISSKNISDLTGINDFTALTTLNVSYNNLTNLDVSAHTLLTSLDIQSNALTSLNVKNGNNALFTLFNAINNPSLTCIEVDNATWSADNWTNIDTTSNFVNNQAECTALSTDVYNTLEFSLYPNPTNGKMNIITLEKSELFIYSITGKEIKKRDVNIGKNIISNLNLSKGIYFFKLISKEKSSTKKVIVN from the coding sequence ATGAAACTAAAACTACTTTCTCTAACTTTTTTGTTTATTTCTAGTACAATTTTTAGCCAGATTGTAAATATCCCAGATACTGAATTTAAACAAGCTCTTCTAAACTACTCACCAAGTATAGATACTAATAATGATAATGAAATACAGGTATCCGAAGCCGCTGCTGTTACGGAATTAATTATTTCTGGCTATCAAGGTTTTGAAATTATGGGTTTTTTAGAAGGCGGTCTTTCAGATTTTACAGGAATAGAAGCTTTTGTTAATTTAACCTCTTTAACTTGTAGTAATAATGATTTAACTAGTTTAGACCTATCTGCATTATCTAATCTAACATATTTGGATTGTGCTTCAAATATTAATTATAATGATTTTAGTGGAATGTCCATAGGTATTTCAACACTTATACTTCCGAATACAGGAACATTAACAACATTAAATACTTCTTATAATAACTTATCTACCTTAGACCTTTCTAATCAAACGGCATTAACATCTGTAATCACAAATAATAATGTATTAACAAATTTAAACATAACAAATACACCTCTATTAGAAAGTTTAAAATGTGAATATAATCAACTTACATCATTAAACACCTCATCTTCTTTAGCCTTAACGAACCTAGAATGTTTTCAAAATCAGATTACAAGTTTAGATGCTACAAACAACACCTCCCTAATCACCTTAAAAAGTTATAACAATAACTTAACTAGTTTAACACTACCTTCTTCTAATACATTAACTCATTTACATTCTTGGAGTAATAGTATTACCAGTTTAAATGCTTCTATTTCCACAGGTTTAATAGAAATCTCTATATATTCTAATTCTTTAACTAATTTATCAGTACCTGCTAGTACTACTTTAACAAAACTGTCATGTAATCAAAATAACTTAACAACTTTAGATACATCCATGGCTACAGGCTTAGTTACTTTAAACACCTCTAACAACTCATTAACAAGTTTAACTTTACCAGTATCATCATCTTTAAAAACTTTAAACTGCAGCATTAATCAATTAGCAACTTTAGATACCTCCGTATCAACTGGACTAACCTCTATAAACGCTGCCAATAATTTATTAACAAGTTTAACCTTACCTTCTACAGCTACTTTAGTAACATTAATATGTAGCAATAACCAATTAACAACGTTAGACACAAGTTTAAACACAGGGTTAATTACTATAATTTGTAGTGATAACGCTATAAATTCTTTAGACGTAAGCTTAAATACAAGCTTGTCTAACCTTTCTTGTAGTAACAATAACTTAACAACCATAAATACATTATCTAACACTTCTTTATCTACCCTTGGTTGTAATGGAAATCAAATAACAAGTTTAGATACTACAACAAGTACAACATTAAATAATCTATATTGTACAGGTAACCTTTTAACAGATTTAGATTTATCAAGTTTTACAAATTTAAATGCTTTACACTGTAACTCTAATCCTAATTTAAGCAGTTTAAATCTTAAAAATGGAAATACATCTAGCATTTCTAGTAATAATTTAGTGGCAAATAACAATCCAAATTTATTTTCTATTTGTGTTGATGATGCTACCGTTTCTGCAGGAATCTATGCAAACATAGATTCGCAAACCAACTTTACGGAATATTGTTCTTTTGTGCCTGTAAATTCTAATACAATAACTGGTACAGTTTCTTTTGATTTTAATAATGATGGTTGCGATGCTGCAGATACAAAATCTGTAAATACTAGAATTAACAGTACAAGTACCAATGTTAGTGCGGCTGCTTTTAGTGCTGTAGATGGCACCTACACAATTTATATTAATGACACTTCTGTAACAACTGAATTAATACCAAACTTCCCTTCATATTTTACAGCAACTCCAACTACACAAACCACCAATTTTACGGGTTCTGGAAACACAGAAACTATCGATTTTTGTATTACAGCAAATACTCAAATAGACGACGTAGAAATATATTCTTTTACAACATCGGAATCTAGACCAGGTTTTGATACGCAGTTAAGAGTGTTTTACAGAAATAATGGTTCTACAATTATTCCGTCCGGAGCGGTTACTTTAAATTTTAATGAGAATCAAGAAACATTTAATAATGCAAGTACCACACCAGACATTCAAACAAGTAATTCTTTAACTTGGAATTATACAAACCTTCTACCTTTTCAAGAAAGTTATATTGACGTCTACTTTACAATAAATACACCTACAGACCCTATAAATCCGGTAAATGGAGGAGATACAATTACCTACACCACCTCTATTACACCTTTAACAGGTGATGCAACACCTACAGATAACACTCATATTTTTTCTGATATTATTGTAAATGCTTACGACCCCAATGATGTGGTTTGTTTTGAAGGTGATAAAATTAGTACCTCACAAGTACCAGATGATTTAACGTATAGAGTTCGTTTTCAAAATACAGGTACCGCATCTGCAATAAATATTGTAGTAAAAGACATTATTGATGCAGGTTTAGACATGGCTACTTTTCAACCAATTGCAGCTAGTCATTCTTACAGAACTGCAATTACCAACTCAAATAAAGTAGAATTTATTTTTGAAAACATACAATTGGCAGATAGTACCAGTAATGAACCTGCTAGTCATGGTTGGTTATTTTATAAAATAAAACCAAAAAGCACTGCAGTTATTGGTGATACTTTTAATACCACTGCAAATATTTATTTCGATTATAATGCGCCTGTAATAACAAATACATACAATACTACAGTTTCTCTAGAAACTACGATTCCTGATAACAATTTTGAAATGGCATTAATAAATGCTGGTTTAGATAAAGGAACTCCAGATAGCAAAGTGTTTACAGACAATATAAATATTATATCTAATTTAGATATTTCCAGTAAAAATATTTCAGACTTAACGGGTATAAACGATTTTACAGCCTTAACTACTTTAAATGTTAGCTATAATAACCTTACAAATTTAGATGTAAGTGCACATACTTTATTAACCTCTTTAGATATACAGTCTAATGCGCTAACTTCTTTAAATGTAAAAAACGGAAATAACGCTCTTTTTACACTCTTTAATGCAATTAACAATCCCAGTTTAACTTGTATAGAGGTTGATAATGCTACTTGGAGTGCAGACAATTGGACAAATATTGATACAACATCAAACTTTGTGAATAATCAGGCTGAATGTACTGCATTAAGTACTGATGTATATAATACTCTTGAGTTTTCTTTATATCCAAACCCAACTAACGGAAAAATGAATATTATCACTTTAGAGAAGTCTGAATTATTCATTTACTCGATTACTGGAAAAGAAATTAAAAAAAGAGACGTAAACATCGGTAAGAATATAATTTCTAATTTAAATTTATCAAAAGGGATTTACTTCTTTAAACTGATAAGCAAAGAAAAATCATCTACTAAAAAAGTGATTGTAAATTAA
- a CDS encoding CPBP family glutamic-type intramembrane protease, protein MATILTYLKKHFSEDYKITTYLLFFLFLGILIYLNHTTNIPTLFFRQHHDSTYIYGYYFLFFGFAYYSTIVIIATTKTDFSFLKKSSFWITSLFAILLVSIRFGFLDHYSWIQENIAPKKVGFYTKVIARTIRFIMFSIGIIVFYKLIEKHNENFYGFSFKKVKWKPYLLLLLIAFPFIVFASYQPSFLRQYPSIGNTGTFINKWFALVIYEPIYLLDFISIEWFFRGFLILGMVKNLGSKAILPMVALYVFFHIGKPTGEIIGSAFGGYVLGVISMYSKSIIGGIVIHIGVAILMDAMAILQNIDRFF, encoded by the coding sequence ATGGCAACAATACTAACTTACCTAAAAAAACATTTTTCTGAAGATTATAAAATTACTACCTATTTACTATTTTTCTTATTTTTAGGAATTCTAATTTACCTAAATCATACCACAAATATTCCTACATTATTTTTTAGACAGCATCATGATTCAACTTATATATATGGGTATTACTTTTTATTTTTTGGTTTTGCATACTATTCAACAATTGTAATAATTGCAACCACAAAGACCGATTTTAGTTTTCTTAAAAAATCATCCTTTTGGATTACAAGTTTATTTGCAATTCTATTGGTTAGTATTCGGTTTGGATTTTTAGATCATTACAGTTGGATTCAAGAAAATATAGCGCCTAAAAAAGTAGGTTTTTATACAAAGGTAATTGCTAGAACTATTCGCTTTATAATGTTTTCAATCGGAATTATTGTTTTCTATAAATTGATTGAAAAACACAATGAAAATTTTTATGGTTTTTCATTTAAAAAAGTGAAATGGAAACCATATTTATTGTTACTATTAATTGCTTTTCCTTTTATTGTTTTTGCTTCTTATCAACCAAGTTTTTTAAGGCAATATCCTTCAATTGGAAATACAGGAACTTTTATAAATAAATGGTTTGCTTTAGTAATATACGAACCAATATATTTATTAGATTTTATTTCTATTGAATGGTTTTTTAGAGGTTTTTTAATATTAGGAATGGTAAAAAACTTAGGATCTAAAGCAATTCTACCAATGGTAGCCTTGTATGTTTTTTTTCATATAGGCAAACCTACCGGAGAAATTATAGGTTCTGCTTTTGGTGGTTATGTATTAGGCGTAATTTCTATGTATAGCAAATCTATAATAGGCGGAATCGTAATTCATATAGGTGTCGCAATTCTAATGGATGCAATGGCTATACTTCAAAACATTGATCGTTTTTTTTAA
- a CDS encoding uracil-DNA glycosylase, whose product MNTILTKSWQPLLESEFDKPYFKELTNFVTLEYKNYQCFPKQEDIFAAFNFCSLDDLKVVIIGQDPYHDEGQANGLCFSVKDGMKQPPSLKNIFKEIATDLDQEIPQSGNLEKWAKQGVLLLNATLTVRAHEAGSHQKKGWEDFTDAVIKSISEEKENVVFLLWGKFSESKMKLINLEKHTIFTAPHPSPLGAWRGWFGSKHFSKTNAILKNLDKPTIEW is encoded by the coding sequence ATGAATACAATACTTACCAAAAGTTGGCAACCTCTTTTAGAATCAGAATTTGATAAACCTTACTTTAAAGAATTAACAAATTTTGTAACATTAGAATATAAAAATTACCAATGTTTTCCGAAGCAAGAAGATATTTTTGCTGCGTTTAACTTTTGTTCTTTAGATGATTTAAAAGTAGTTATTATTGGGCAAGATCCTTATCATGATGAAGGACAGGCAAACGGATTGTGTTTTTCTGTAAAAGACGGAATGAAACAACCACCTTCATTAAAAAATATTTTTAAAGAAATTGCAACAGATTTAGACCAAGAAATTCCACAAAGTGGGAATCTAGAAAAATGGGCAAAACAAGGTGTTTTATTATTAAATGCGACTTTAACGGTAAGAGCACATGAGGCCGGAAGTCATCAGAAAAAAGGGTGGGAAGACTTTACAGATGCTGTTATTAAAAGCATTTCTGAAGAAAAAGAAAACGTTGTTTTTTTACTTTGGGGTAAATTTTCAGAAAGTAAAATGAAATTAATAAATTTAGAAAAACATACTATTTTTACCGCTCCACATCCGTCTCCTTTAGGTGCTTGGAGAGGTTGGTTTGGTAGCAAACATTTCTCTAAAACTAATGCCATTTTAAAGAACTTAGATAAACCTACGA